From the Streptomyces syringium genome, one window contains:
- the dxr gene encoding 1-deoxy-D-xylulose-5-phosphate reductoisomerase, with amino-acid sequence MTDSLADPHLRYAAPPASGGPREIVILGSTGSIGTQAIDLVLRNPDRFVVTALSAAGGRVALLAEQARRLRVRQVAVAQADKVPALREALAAQYGGEPLPEILAGPDAATELARGECHTVLNGITGSIGLAPTLAALQAGRTLALANKESLIVGGPLVKAVAKPGQIIPVDSEHAALFQALLGGTRAEVRKLVVTASGGPFRGRTKAELAAVTPKDALAHPTWSMGPVITINSATLVNKGLEVIEAHLLYDIPFERIEVVVHPQSYVHSMVEFTDGSTLAQATPPDMRGPIAIGLGWPERVPDAAPAFDWSKASTWEFFPLDEEAFPSVALARHVGGLGGTAPAVFNAANEECVDAFLAGRLPFNGIVDTVAEVVAEHGVPAAGTHLTVPDVLQAETWARARARELAGRTASAARTAQATSEARV; translated from the coding sequence ATGACGGACTCCCTCGCTGACCCGCATCTGCGCTACGCCGCGCCCCCCGCCTCCGGCGGACCGCGCGAGATCGTGATCCTCGGCTCGACCGGCTCGATCGGTACCCAGGCCATCGACCTCGTGCTCCGCAACCCCGACCGGTTCGTGGTGACGGCCCTGTCGGCCGCCGGCGGCCGGGTGGCACTGCTGGCGGAGCAGGCCCGGCGGCTGCGGGTGCGGCAGGTCGCCGTCGCGCAGGCCGACAAGGTGCCGGCCCTGCGCGAGGCGCTCGCCGCGCAGTACGGCGGCGAGCCGCTGCCCGAGATCCTCGCCGGTCCCGACGCGGCCACCGAGCTCGCGCGCGGCGAGTGCCACACCGTCCTCAACGGCATCACCGGCTCGATCGGCCTGGCGCCCACCCTCGCCGCCCTGCAGGCCGGCCGGACCCTGGCCCTGGCCAACAAGGAGTCGCTGATCGTCGGCGGCCCGCTGGTCAAGGCGGTCGCCAAGCCGGGACAGATCATCCCGGTCGACTCCGAGCACGCCGCGCTCTTCCAGGCGCTGCTGGGCGGCACCCGCGCCGAGGTCCGCAAGCTCGTCGTCACCGCCTCGGGCGGGCCCTTCCGCGGCCGGACGAAGGCGGAGCTCGCCGCCGTCACCCCCAAGGACGCCCTCGCGCACCCCACCTGGTCCATGGGCCCGGTCATCACGATCAATTCCGCGACCCTGGTCAACAAGGGGCTGGAGGTCATCGAGGCGCATCTGCTCTACGACATCCCCTTCGAGCGCATCGAGGTCGTCGTCCACCCGCAGTCCTACGTCCACTCGATGGTGGAGTTCACCGACGGCTCGACCCTCGCGCAGGCCACCCCGCCGGACATGCGCGGCCCGATCGCCATCGGCCTCGGCTGGCCCGAGCGGGTCCCGGACGCGGCCCCGGCCTTCGACTGGTCCAAGGCGTCCACCTGGGAGTTCTTCCCGCTCGACGAGGAGGCGTTCCCCTCGGTCGCCCTCGCCCGGCACGTCGGCGGCCTCGGCGGCACGGCGCCCGCGGTCTTCAACGCGGCGAACGAGGAGTGCGTCGACGCGTTCCTCGCCGGCCGGCTGCCGTTCAATGGCATCGTGGACACCGTCGCGGAGGTGGTGGCCGAGCACGGCGTTCCCGCCGCGGGAACCCACCTCACGGTCCCGGACGTCCTGCAAGCGGAGACCTGGGCACGCGCCCGGGCCCGCGAACTGGCAGGTCGTACGGCATCGGCGGCCCGCACGGCTCAAGCGACCTCGGAGGCCCGCGTATGA
- a CDS encoding M50 family metallopeptidase, which produces MTTLMTILGIVVFVVGLLFSIAWHELGHLSTAKMFGIRVPQYMVGFGPTIFSRKKGDTEYGIKAIPLGGYIRMIGMFPPGADGKVTARSTSPWRGMIEDARSAAFEELRPGDESRLFYTRKPWKRVIVMFAGPFMNLVLAVVIFLGVMMSFGINTQTTTVSTVSDCVVSANAKTDKCPTGAKDSPAKAAGLQPRDKIVAFNGHRVGDWATLQKDIRKTTGPATITVERDGQRKTLTADLISNEVQKYDGKGTPVKGETVTAGFLGFTPATGVVPQTFGQSVDRMGDMIQSGVESLIALPGKVPDLWNAAFDDGERKPDSPMGVVGAARVGGEVFNLDIPPSQQVATMLFLVAGFNLSLFLFNMLPLLPLDGGHIAGALWESVRRAFARVFRRPDPGPFDVAKLMPVAYVVAGIFICFTLLVLIADVVNPVRLT; this is translated from the coding sequence ATGACGACACTGATGACGATCCTGGGGATAGTCGTCTTCGTGGTGGGCCTGCTCTTCTCCATCGCCTGGCACGAGCTGGGACACCTCTCGACCGCGAAGATGTTCGGCATCCGGGTGCCGCAGTACATGGTCGGCTTCGGGCCGACGATCTTCTCGCGGAAGAAGGGCGACACCGAGTACGGCATCAAGGCCATTCCGCTCGGTGGCTACATCCGCATGATCGGCATGTTCCCGCCCGGCGCGGACGGGAAGGTCACCGCCCGCTCCACCTCCCCGTGGCGCGGCATGATCGAGGACGCCCGCTCGGCCGCCTTCGAGGAACTGCGGCCCGGCGACGAGTCCCGGCTCTTCTACACGCGCAAGCCGTGGAAGCGCGTGATCGTCATGTTCGCGGGCCCGTTCATGAACCTGGTCCTCGCGGTGGTGATCTTCCTCGGCGTGATGATGTCGTTCGGCATCAACACCCAGACCACGACCGTCTCCACCGTCTCGGACTGCGTCGTCTCGGCCAACGCCAAGACCGACAAGTGCCCCACCGGCGCCAAGGACTCCCCGGCCAAGGCGGCCGGCCTGCAGCCCCGCGACAAGATCGTGGCCTTCAACGGTCACCGGGTCGGCGACTGGGCCACCCTCCAGAAGGACATCCGCAAGACCACCGGCCCGGCCACGATCACCGTCGAGCGGGACGGGCAGCGCAAGACGCTGACCGCGGACCTGATCTCCAACGAGGTGCAGAAGTACGACGGCAAGGGCACGCCCGTCAAGGGCGAGACCGTGACGGCCGGCTTCCTCGGCTTCACGCCCGCCACCGGCGTCGTCCCGCAGACCTTCGGCCAGTCCGTCGACCGTATGGGCGACATGATCCAGTCGGGTGTCGAGTCACTGATCGCCCTGCCCGGCAAGGTCCCCGACCTGTGGAACGCGGCCTTCGACGACGGCGAGCGCAAGCCCGACTCCCCGATGGGCGTCGTCGGCGCCGCCCGGGTCGGCGGGGAGGTCTTCAACCTCGACATCCCGCCGTCGCAGCAGGTCGCGACCATGCTCTTCCTGGTCGCGGGCTTCAACCTCTCGCTGTTCCTGTTCAACATGCTGCCGCTGCTGCCGCTGGACGGCGGGCACATCGCCGGCGCGCTGTGGGAGTCCGTCCGACGGGCCTTCGCCAGGGTCTTCCGACGGCCCGACCCCGGCCCGTTCGACGTGGCGAAGCTGATGCCG